A single region of the Polyodon spathula isolate WHYD16114869_AA chromosome 12, ASM1765450v1, whole genome shotgun sequence genome encodes:
- the LOC121324028 gene encoding small kinetochore-associated protein-like, producing MEQGDMLTSKLPLYQGLKDNLGNRLPDAASKPMDNGKKTFLPKLELNKELPVLFNFASKSQNGAVFKAQNTAANQRKKPSTYAARGPAARLKLEAELRDKNQLLEAANHQLLENLSEAKESIGELLEKNTKLEGNHNELQKQLETCMLYLETSNIDPVSGGRILESAQENKEQRNKTMSLVRDLKNELEQFSRNVAVQRAQLEELNSKGRILKEERLSCLQEQGDFQSDLENMQKELEEAQTLLETKNAVNIYYS from the exons ATGGAACAAGGAGACATGCTGACCTCAAAACTTCCATTGTATCAAGGCTTGAAAGATAATTTGGGCAACAGACTCCCTGATGCAg cttccaaacctatggacaatggaaagAAGACCTTTCTTCCCAAGCTTGAGCTCAATAAAGAACTACCTGTTCTTTTCAATTTTGCTTCTAAAAGTCAAAATGGTGCAGTATTCAAAGCACAGAATACAGCTGCCAACCAAAG GAAAAAGCCTTCTACGTATGCTGCCAGAGG CCCGGCAGCACGACTCAAGTTGGAGGCAGAGCTCAGAGACAAGAATCAATTGCTTGAGGCTGCCAATCATCAGCTCCTTGAAAACTTGTCAGAAGCAAAG GAGAGTATTGGAGAGCTGTTGGAGAAAAACACAAAGCTGGAGGGAAACCATAATGAACTACAAAAGCAATTGGAGACCTGCATGCTTTATCTGGAAACCAGCAATATTGATCCAG ttTCTGGTGGTAGAATCCTTGAATCAGCACAAGAGAATAAAgagcaaagaaacaaaactatg AGTCTAGTCCGGGATCTAAAGAATGAACTCGAGCAGTTCAGCAGGAATGTTGCTGTCCAGAGAGCACAGCTGGAG GAACTGAATAGCAAGGGAAGAATATTAAAGGAAGAAAGGTTGAGTTGCCTTCAGGAGCAAGGTGATTTTCAATCCGATTTGGAAAACATGCAGAAAGAACTGGAGGAAGCACAAACACTGCTGGAAACTAAAAatgctgtaaatatatattattcgtAA